One window from the genome of Oryza glaberrima chromosome 3, OglaRS2, whole genome shotgun sequence encodes:
- the LOC127766819 gene encoding uncharacterized protein LOC127766819: MGMQSNDGAVMFSSIALLQQRFRELERIKEEREERLIQMLPPRSDRSHSGAAAVVVATAAPREVPVKWFFHPELLYPCRPLRDMAAATLLPVMPATIDCEFKTFQLRGDSLAVDLWPSKAYKHVSSEVDVDTSLHL; the protein is encoded by the coding sequence ATGGGGATGCAGAGCAACGACGGCGCCGTCATGTTCTCCTCCATCGCGCTGCTGCAGCAGAGGTTCAGGGAGCTGGAGAGGATCAAGGAGGAGCGGGAGGAGAGGCTCATCCAGATGCTCCCTCCCCGCTCCGACCGCTCCCACAGTGGCGCTGCGGCCGTCGTCGTAGCCACGGCTGCTCCGAGGGAAGTGCCGGTGAAATGGTTCTTCCATCCGGAGCTGTTGTATCCATGCAGGCCTCTGCGTGACATGGCTGCTGCTACCTTACTTCCGGTCATGCCGGCCACCATCGACTGTGAATTCAAAACCTTCCAGCTCCGTGGTGACTCGCTCGCCGTGGACCTGTGGCCTAGTAAGGCCTACAAGCATGTATCCAGTGAAGTTGATGTCGACACCTCACTGCACCTCTAG